In the genome of Lysobacter sp. 5GHs7-4, the window GCGCGCGGTCGGCCATGTTGACCGTGCCGCCTTCGGCGTAGTTGATCGCGGCCATGATCGAACCGCGCTCGCCGCTCATGCCCCAGGCCAGATCGACCGCGGTTTCGTCGCCGTCGCCCTGGAAGGTCTGGCCGTAGCGCACGGACGCCTCGACGCCGTCGAACTTCTTCTTGGTGATGATGTTGACCACGCCGGCGACCGCGTCGGCGCCGTAGATCGCCGATGCGCCGTCCTTGAGCACCTCGACCCGCTCGATCAACGCGATCGGAATCACGTTGAGGTCGACCGAGCTGTTGGCGCCGGTACCGCCATTGACGATGCGGCGGCCGTTCAACAGCACCAGCGTGCGGTTGATGCCCAGACCGCGCAGGTTGACCTGGGTGGTGCCGTAGCCGTTGTCGGCCCAGTAGGCGTTGGTCTGGTTGCCGGCGAATCCCGCGGCGGCGGGCAGGCGTTGCAACAGCGTGTCCACCGAAATCGCGCCGGAGCGCTGGATCGCTTCGCGGTCGATCACGGTGACCGGGCCGACGCCGGAAATCTGCGCGCGTTTGATGTGGCTGCCGGTGACGGTCACCGTGTCGATGGTGGTCGCGTCTTGCGCGGCGGCGTCCACCGCGGTGTCCGACGCGGCGGCTTGTGCGTGGGCGGCATGGCTGGCGCCGGCGATCAGCACCAGGCCGATCGCCGAGGCGAGATAGTTGCGCTTGCGGTACATGAAAACTCCCCGAACGGTTTGTGATCTGGTTTCGAGCGCCCGCAGTTCGGCCACGCACGCAAGCGCACGCGGAACGAAGTCAGGGACGACGGGGACCACCACGCAGGTGGTCGGACCGGATCAGACGATCGGAGGTCGGAATACGCCGGTGGCGACGGCGGGAACGAAGCGCGCCGACGCCAAGGCCCGCGGCTGCACGGCTAGCCGATGCTGCGCGGCGAACGGCACGCCATGCGCGGCGGCCACGACCGGGAACGCACAGGCGCAGCAACCCGAGCCGGTGCCGCAGTCGCAATCGCGGTGCGGCGCGCGGCCTTGCTCGTCGTGCGGACGGTCTTCCTCGCAATCCGCATCGGCGACGAGCGCGCCGTCGGCAGCGACAAGGCGGGTTGCGGCGGCAACGGCGTCCTGCGCGGCCATGGCGCTGGAGCTCCACAGCGACAGCGTCCCCTCGAGGCAGAACGCCACGATCAACAGGCAACGCAGCAATGTGCCGTAGGTGAACATAAAACTTGCCGTGGCAAGAGCGCTACGATGAGATAACACGGCCAAAAAGCGCATGTCAACCGTGCACGAAACCGCACGCCGCTCTTGCCCTCGCGTCCGTGATAGTGCGTTAGCACGCATGGCGCAGCTGAATCCGCGGACTCGACAACACCGATGCGCCGCGGCCGCGACAACGGCTGTTGCCGCCCTAGCCCGCGCCCGGCCCCGCGATGCCGGCCGCGATCGCCGCGCGCAAGGGATTGGCCGGGTCCGACAGCAACTTCACCGTCAACGCCAGGCAGATCACCACCAGCACCGGACGCACCGCGCGCGCGCCGAAGCGCATCGCCGCGTGCGCGCCGAGCTGGCCGCCGGCGACGCTGGCCACGGCCATGCACAGCCCGAGCAGCCACAGCACGTGGCCGCCGGCGATCATCACCGCCAACGCGGCCAGATTGCTGGCGAGGTTGAAGAACTTGGTCTGCGCGGTCGCGCGCACCACGCCCAAGCCGCCCAGCGCGACCAGCACGGTGGCCATGAACGAGCCGGTGCCGGGGCCGAAGAAGCCGTCGTAGGCGCCGATCAGCGCGATCAGCGCCGCCAGCGCGTAGGGGCCGATGCGCTGGTGGCTGTCTTGATCGCTCATGCGCGGCGCCAGCAGGAAATACACCGCCAT includes:
- a CDS encoding CopL family metal-binding regulatory protein — encoded protein: MFTYGTLLRCLLIVAFCLEGTLSLWSSSAMAAQDAVAAATRLVAADGALVADADCEEDRPHDEQGRAPHRDCDCGTGSGCCACAFPVVAAAHGVPFAAQHRLAVQPRALASARFVPAVATGVFRPPIV
- a CDS encoding TSUP family transporter; the encoded protein is MEFSFEVIAFLMAVAFVAGAIDALAGGGGLLTIPALMAVGIPPVAAIATNKLQSAVGTSSAVLAFARKGHIDFRRYALPALGAFLGSAGGAWLLQRLDPSFLSGVIPLLLIAMAVYFLLAPRMSDQDSHQRIGPYALAALIALIGAYDGFFGPGTGSFMATVLVALGGLGVVRATAQTKFFNLASNLAALAVMIAGGHVLWLLGLCMAVASVAGGQLGAHAAMRFGARAVRPVLVVICLALTVKLLSDPANPLRAAIAAGIAGPGAG